A stretch of DNA from Streptomyces sp. NBC_01197:
ATCTGGGAGAGCTGAGCCCCACCGAACGCGCACCCCACCGGACGCGCACCCCAGCGGACACACGCAAGGGCGGCGGGACCGCCGTGGTCCCGCCGCCCTCGTGCGTGCTCAGTGACGCCTACGCGTCGCCGCCCGCCGCGCCCGGGTCGGCCGACGACACGTCCAGGAGCTGGTAGCGGTCGATGGCCTGCTTCAGGGTCGAGCGGTCCACCTTGCCCTGCTTGGACAGCTCGGTCAGGACCGAGACGACGATCGACTGCGCGTCGATGTGGAAGAAGCGGCGCGCCGCGCCCCGGGTGTCCGCGAAGCCGAAACCGTCCGCGCCCAGCGACTGGTAGGGCCCCGGCACCCAGCGTGCGATCTGGTCCGGCACCGAGCGCATCCAGTCCGATACGGCCACGAAGGGGCCTTCGGAGTCCGAGAGCTTCCGCGTCACGTACGGGACGCGCTGCTCCTCCTCGGGGTGGAGCAGATTGTGCCGTTCCACCTCCACGGCCTCGCGACGCAGCTCGTTCCAGGAGGTCGCGGACCAGACGTCGGCCTTCACGTCCCACTCGTCGGCGAGGATCTGCTGGGCCTCGACGGCCCACGGGACGGCCACGCCCGACGCCATGATCTGCGCCGGGATCTGGCCCCGCTCGCCCGGCTTGAAGCGGTGGATGCCCTGGAGGATGCCCTCGACGTCGACATCGGCGGGCTCCGCCGGATGCTGGATCGGCTCGTTGTAGACGGTGAGGTAGTAGAAGACGTCCTCGCCCGGCCTGCCGTCCGCCGTCTCGCCGTACATCCGGCGCAGACCGTCCTGGACGATGTACGCGATCTCGAAACCGAACGCCGGGTCGTAGGCGACACAGGCCGGGTTGGTCGAGGCGAGCAGCTGCGAGTGGCCGTCCGCGTGCTGGAGGCCCTCACCCGTCAGCGTGGTCCGCCCGGCGGTCGCGCCGAGCACGAAACCACGCGCCAGCTGGTCGCCCATCTGCCAGAACTGGTCGCCGGTGCGCTGGAACCCGAACATCGAGTAGAAGACGTAGACCGGGATCATCGGCTCGCCGTGCGTGGCGTACGCCGAACCGGCCGCGATCAGCGACGCCGTGCAGCCGGCCTCCGAGATGCCGTCGTGCAGCATCTGCCCGGTAGGCGACTCCTTGTACGCGAGCAGCAGTTCGCGGTCCACCGACTCGTACTGCTGGCCGAGCGGGTTGTAGATCTTCGCGCTCGGAAAGAACGCGTCCATACCGAAGGTGCGGTACTCGTCGGGGGCGATCAGCACGAAGCGCTTGCCGATCTCCTTGTCCCGCATGAGGTCCTTCAGGACGCGGACGAACGCCATGGTGGTGGCGATCGACTGCTGGCCCGAGCCCTTCTTCGCGATGGCGTACGTCTTGTCGGCAGGCAGCGGCAGCGGCTTGGCGCGGACCACCCTGGTCGGTACGTAACCGCCGCAGGACTTGCGGTGGTCGTGCATGTACTGGATCTCTTCGGAGTCCCGGCCCGGGTGGTAGTACGGCGGGTTGCCGTCCTCCAGGTCCTTGTCCGCGATCGGCAGGTGCAGCCGGTCCCGGAAGCGCTTGAGGTCGTCCGCGGTCAGCTTCTTCATCTGGTGGGTCGCGTTGCGGCCCTCGAAGTTCGGGCCCAGCGTCCAGCCCTTGATGGTCTGGGCGAGGATCACCGTCGGCTGGCCCTTGTGCTCCTTGGCCGCCGTGTAGGCCGCGAAGACCTTCCGGTGGTCGTGCCCGCCGCGCCCGAGGTGCAGGATCTGCTCGTCGGACATGTCCTCGACCATCTTGCGCAGCCGCTGGTCGGTGCCGAAGAAGTGTTCACGGATGTAAGCACCGCTCTCGGTGGCGTACGTCTGGAACTGTCCGTCCGGCGTGGTGTTCATCTTGTTGACCAGGGTGCCGTCGCGGTCCTGGGCCAGCAGCGGGTCCCAGCTCCGGTCCCAGACCAGCTTGATGACGTTCCAGCCGGCGCCGCGGAACTGCGACTCCAGCTCCTGGATGATCTTGCCGTTGCCGCGTACCGGGCCGTCGAGGCGCTGGAGGTTGCAGTTGACGACGAAGGTCAGGTTGTCCAGGCCCTCACGGGCGGCGATGGAGAGCTGGCCGAGCGACTCGGGCTCGTCCATCTCGCCGTCGCCGAGGTAGGCCCAGACATGCGACTTGGAGGTGTCCGCGATCCCGCGCGCCTCCATGTAGCGGTTCATCCGCGCCTGGTAGATCGCGCCGAGCGGGCCGAGGCCCATCGAGACGGTCGGGAACTCCCAGAAGTCCGGCATCAGCCGCGGGTGCGGATAGCTGGACAGCCCGTAGGGGGCCTTCGACTTCTCCTGGCGGAACCCGTCGAGCTGCTGCTCGGAGAGCCGGTCGAGCAGGAAGGCGCGGGCGTAGATACCCGGGGACGCGTGCCCCTGGAAGAAGACCTGGTCGCCGCCGAGGCCGTCGTCCTTACCGCGGAAGAAGTGGTTGAAGCCCACGTCGTACAGCGAGGCGGAGGAGGCGAAGGTGGCGATGTGGCCGCCGACCCCGATGCCGGGGCGCTGGGCGCGCGAGACCATCACGGCCGCGTTCCAGCGGGTGGCGTTCAGGACCTTGCGCTCGATCTCCTCGTTGCCCGGGAAAAACGGTTCGTCCTTGGTGGCGATCGTGTTCACGTAGTCCGTGCTGCGCATCTCGGGCACGGCCACGCGCTTCTCACGCGCGCGCTCGATGAGGCGGAGCATCAGATAACGCGCACGCTCACGGCCGCGCTCGTCGACGGCGGCATCGAGGGAGGCGAGCCATTCCTGGGTCTCTTCAGGATCGAAGTCCGGGACCTGGCTCGGAAGGCCGCCAATGATGATCGGGTTGCGATCGGATCCGGAAACCACGCTGTTCCTTCGCTGTTCGGTGGTGCGGTATCGGGGCGTACGCCGCCACCATCGTGTACCGCCAGGACGCTGACGTCATCTCTACCGAGGGGTAACGTCACTCGGTGAGACATCCCGTCCGGAGGCCGCTGCTGGGTCCGGCGAAATCGCAACCTTACGCCCGACCCGCTCAGACATTCCCAAAGGGATCCGGGGCACAATTGACGTATCCGATGCCGTAGAACCCCGCAAACAGGGATGAACAGTGTGGGATGGATCACCAGAGAGCGTCAGGATCTGCCTGAGGTTGGGATGAGGTGCCAGGAAACGTCACCGTTTCGACTGTCTCGACCGCTGGGTACTTGCGCGATCGGTCCCGCCCGTGTGGACTACGGCCAACGCCCCGCGCACGCGCGTGGCTGGTGCATTTCCAAAAACGATCAGGAGGCAAACCGTGAGCGCGACCGCGGACCACGCGGAGGAGCGGACCAATCAGGCAGCACGCCTGGGGTTCGAGCCCGGACAAGTGGTCCAGGAGATCGGCTACGACGACGACGTCGAGCAGGAACTCCGTGAGGGTATTGAGAGCGTCATCGGCCAGGAACTCGTCGACGAGGACTACGACGACGTGGCTGACGCTGTCGTGTTGTGGTTCCGCGACGAGGACGGCGACCTTACGGACGCGCTGGTGGACGCGATCGGTCTGGTCGACGACGGCGGCGCGGTCTGGCTGCTGACCCCCAAGACCGGCCGTGACGGTTACGTCGAGCCGAGCGATATCAACGAGGCATCTCAGACAGCCGGTCTGGCCCAGACCAAGAGCATCAATGCCGGCAAGGACTGGACGGGGAGCCGTCTCGTCACACCGAAGGTGGCAAGGTCCGGCAAGCGCTGAGTCGCCACAAGCCCCGAGAAGCCCCCGCCGGCCATCCTGCCGGCGGGGGCTTCCCCTTGTTCGGGGTGGTCCGGCTCCGGCTGGTCCCGGAGTCCGGCTCCGGCTGGTCCGGGCGTCCGGTTCCGGGTGGTCCGGGCGTCCGGTTCCGGCTGGTCCGGGCGTCCGGTTCCGGGTGGTCCGGGTGGTCCGGTGGTCCGGCTGGCCCGGCGAAGGCGCTGCCCGCCCCCCGCTGTGGCCGGTGGCGAGGCCATAGGGTGGTGGGCATCATTCGAATGGCCCCACCGAAGGGAAGCGTTTTCATGGCGATCGAGGTCGGCACCGAGGCCCCGGATTTCGAGCTGAAGGACAACCACGGCCGGACGGTCCGCCTCTCGGACTTCCGCGGCGAGAAGAACGTGGTGCTGCTCTTCTACCCCTTCGCTTTCACCGGCGTGTGCACCGGCGAGCTCTGCGCCCTCCGCGACGAGCTGCCGAAGTTCGTCAACGACGACGTGCAGCTGCTCGCCGTCTCCAACGACTCCATCCACACGCTGCGCGTCTTCGCCGAGCAGGAGGGCCTCGAATACCCGCTGCTCTCGGACTTCTGGCCGCACGGCGAGGCCTCGCGGGCGTACGGCGTTTTCGACGAGGAGAAGGGGTGCGCGGTGCGCGGGACCTTCATCATCGACAAGGAGGGCGTCGTCCGCTGGACCGTCGTGAACGGTCTGCCGGACGCTCGTGACCTGAACGAGTACGCCAAGGCGCTCGACACCCTCTGACCCGGCCGGTCAACTGCCTGCCGTGTCCGGGAACCGGTCACTAGGATCGGTTCGTTGATCCGATGCCACGTAAAACGGGGGCAAGGGCCCTCCTCGGCCCCTCGAAACCAATTGGGAGGACTCGTGGGAGTCAGCCTCAGCAAGGGCGGCAACGTCTCGCTGACCAAGGCCGCACCCAATCTGACGGCGGTCGTCGTCGGTCTCGGATGGGATGCACGCACCACCACAGGTGGTGACTTCGACCTCGACGCCAGCGCGCTGCTGACGAATGAAGAGGGCAAGGTCGCCAACGACTCGAACTTCGTTTTCTTCAACAACCTCAAGAGCCCCGACGGCTCGGTCGAGCACACCGGTGACAACCTCACCGGTGAGGGCGAGGGCGACGACGAGGTCATCAAGGTGAACCTCGCCGGCGTGCCCGCCGATGTCGCGAAGATCGTGTTCCCGGTCTCGATCTACGAGGCCGAGAGCCGCCAGCAGAGCTTCGGCCAGGTCCGCAACGCGTATATCCGCGTGGTGAACGAGGCGGACAACTCCGAGCTGGCGCGGTACGACCTCAGTGAGGATGCGTCGACGGAGACCGCCATGGTCTTCGGCGAGCTCTACCGCAACGGCGCTGAGTGGAAGTTCCGCGCCATCGGCCAGGGGTACGCCTCCGGGCTGCGCGGTATCGCGCAGGACTTCGGCGTCAACGTCTGAGTCTGGCGTCACCGTCTGAGCAGGATTCACTCCGTCCGGCGCCGCACCTCAGTGCGGCGCCGGACGTGCTAGTCAACCGTTCACACCTCGGGGAGGATCAGCGATCATGGGCGTAACGCTCGCCAAGGGCGGCAATGTCTCCCTCTCGAAGGCCGCACCCAACCTCACGCAAGTACTGGTCGGGCTCGGCTGGGACGCACGCTCCACCACCGGAGCGGATTTCGACCTCGACGCCAGCGCGCTGCTGTGCCAGTCGGGCCGGGTGCTCGGCGATGAGTACTTCATCTTCTACAACCAGCTGACCAGCCCGGACGGCTCGGTGGAGCACACCGGTGACAACCTCACCGGCGAGGGTGAGGGCGACGACGAGTCGATCATCGTCGACCTCTCCAAGGTGCCCGCCCACTGCGACAAGATCGTCTTCCCCGTCTCGATCCACGAGGCGGACAGCCGCGGCCAGACCTTCGGTCAGGTCGCCAACGCCTTCATCCGCGTGGTGAACCAGGCCGACGGCCAGGAGCTGGCGCGGTACGACCTGAGCGAGGACGCCTCGACGGAGACCGCGATGATCTTCGGCGAGCTCTACCGGTACGGCGGCGAATGGAAGTTCCGTGCCGTGGGGCAGGGGTACGCGTCGGGACTTCGGGGCATCGCTCTAGACTTCGGGGTCAATGTTTCCTAAAGCATTCTTCCGGCGTGGTTCAAGTCCGGGAGATCTCCCGGCTTCCGTGCGGGGGACCCAGGGTTCGTGCTCCGGGAGAATGCAGGGCTGGGACACCACCTGGACCGCGCACGGCGCGGGGGAACCCGTACACACACGATGGGGTAGCCAGTGCTTCTGAAAACCTTCGGGTGGTCATTCGTGATCACCGTGGTCGGTCTTGCCGTGGCGGTGATCTACGACGGATGGACCGCCGTGGGCATTGTGGCGATCCTGGGCGTCCTGGAGATCTCGCTGTCCTTCGACAACGCGGTGATCAACGCCGGAATCCTGAAGAAGATGAATGCCTTCTGGCAGAAGATCTTCCTCACGGTCGGTGTGCTCATCGCCGTCTTCGGTATGCGACTGGTCTTCCCCGTCGTGATCGTCGCCATCAGCGCCAAGATCAATCCGGTCGAGGCGGTGAAGCTGGCCATCAACGAGAAGGACCACTACCAGCAGCTGGTCACCGACGCCCACCCGTCGATCGCGGCCTTCGGTGGCATGTTCCTGATGATGATCTTCCTCGACTTCATCTTCGAGGACCGCGACATCCAGTGGCTGCGCTGGATCGAGCGCCCGCTGGCCAAGCTCGGCAAGGTCGACATGCTGTCGGTCTGCATCGCGCTCGCCGTGCTGCTGATCTCCTCCTTCACTGTCGCCACCCACGCCCACCAGCACGGCGGCGTGCACGCGGACAAGGCGCAGACGGTCCTCGTCTCCGGTATCGCCGGGCTCATCGCCTACCTCGTGGTGGGCGGGCTCTCCGGGTACTTCGAGAACCGGCTGGAAGAGGACGAGGAGCGTGAACAGGAGGCCGAGGAGGAGGCCAGGAAGTCCGGCTCGGCGGTGCCCGCGGTCATGATGGCCGGCAAGGCCGCGTTCTTCATGTTCCTCTACCTGGAAGTCCTCGACGCCTCCTTCTCGTTCGACGGGGTCATCGGCGCCTTCGCCATCACCAACGACATCGTGCTGATGACGCTCGGCCTCGGCATCGGCGCCATGTACGTCAGGTCGCTCACCGTCTACCTGGTCCGCCAGGGCACCCTGGACGACTACGTCTACCTGGAGCACGGCGCGCACTACGCGATCGGCGCGCTCTCGGTGATCCTGCTCATCACCATCCAGTACGACATCAACGAGGTCATCACCGGACTCGTCGGAGTCGTGCTGATCGGCTTGTCCTTCTGGTCGTCGGTCCGCAGGAACAAGCGCATCGCGGCCGAGGGCGGGGACAGCTCCGGAGACCGGACAGAAGTGCCGTCCGGGGTGTGACCCGTACCGGATTGCGGAACGCTCTGAACGGGGCGGTCAGGAAGCGGAAGCCTCCTGACCGCCCCGTGCGCGTGCCCGTACGCCTGCCTGTACGCGTGGGGGAAGAAGTCCGGGGAAGAACCGGGAAAGAGTCACCGAGCAAGCTGGGGGTGGGACATGGCCTTCTGGGACAGTCTTCGACGGGACAAGCCGCCGCACTTCGATTCGGGGAGCTCGGCGTCCAACTCGATCGAGCTGACCAAGCGGCACCCGGTGGTCTCGCTGACCAAACAGGGCGCGACCACCGGAAACCTGCGAGTGAACCTGTCCTGGCGGATGCGCTCGTCGGACTTCGGCGGCAGCTCGCGGAAGCGCGGAAGTCTGCTGCGCCATCCGTCCCGGATGTTCCAGCCCGACGTAGTCCAGGCGCACACCCAGGGCGTCGTGAACGTCGACCTCGACCTGGGCTGCCTCTACGAGCTGGAGGACGGCACCAAGGGCGTGGTGCAGCCCCTGGGGAACTTCCTCGGCGGACTCAACGAAGCGCCGTATGTGCAGCTCAGCGGTGACGACCGGTTCGGGTCGCCGTCCGGCGAGACGCTCTACGTCAACCTCGACCACCGCGACGAGATCAAACGGCTGCTGGTCTTCGTCTACATCTACGACCAGACGCCCGCCTTCGACCGTACGCACGCCGTAGTGACGCTCTACCCCAGCAACGGCCCGCGCATCGAGATCCAGCTGGACGAGCGCCATCCGCAGGCCCGCTCATGCGCGGTCTTCGCCATCGAGAAGGTCAAGAGCGACATGCTGGTGCGCCGCGAGGTGAAGTTCGTTTACGGCTTCCAGGCCGAGCTGGACCGGCTGTACGGCTGGGGGCTCCAGTGGGGCCGGGGCTACAAGACCAAGATCTGAGCCCGGCCCCCCATCAGCCCTTCGCCGGCCCGCCCCGCCGTCACCTGGGCAGGAACTGCGGTCCCATCGGCGGCAGTCGGAAGTACGGATCGGGCGCGGGAGCGGCCGCCGCGGCCGGCTGCGGATAGCCGCTCCGCTGCGCTCCGCCTCGGCTCCACTCACTGTTTCCGGATGCGGAACGGGCGGGCTGGGCCATCGGCTGGGTCGGCACGGCCTGCGGGTAGCCGTAACCGGGTGGCGGTGACTGCGGGGGCGGGGGGAAGCCGGCGACGGGCGCCGGGATGGTGGGGCCTGTCGCACCCATGGGGCCGGGCTGCGCGGGCTCTGCCGCCGCGCCTGCTGGGGCCCCGTCCGTTCCGGCCGTTGCCGCGTTCACTGCGGGTCCGGCGGGTTCTGCGTCCACTGCGGGTTCTGCGGGTTCGTCGACCGAGATCCCGTACGCCGTGGCAAGCCCGATCAGACCGGTCGGGTAGCCCTGCCCCACCGCCCGGAACTTCCAGCGGTCACCGCGGCGGTACAGCTCGCCGCAGATCATCGCCGTCTCCTCGCCGGTCTCCGGCTGTACGTCGAAGACGGCCAGAGCCGGAGTGCCGTCCCCGGCCGGCGCCGCCGCGTCGTAGAGCAGGATCCGCAGATCCCGTACGGCGCGGAAGGGCGCGTCGTCGGACGAGGCGGCCAGCACCACCTGTTCCACCGAGGGGTCCAGGGCGGCAAGGTCGGCCTCGACGGTGTCGGTGAGGCCTTCGGCGTCACGTTTCTTCGGCAGCCGCCGCACCAGGCCCGACGGGTGGCGCGGCTGGTTGTAGAAGACGAAGTCCTCGTCGGAGCGCACACGCCCGCCGGGGCCCAGCAGCAGGGCGGAAGCGTCGATGTCGGGGACGTCGGGGCGCGGGGTCCAGCGCAGAACGGCCCGTACCGCCAAGGCGTCCAGCGGGACGTTCGAACCCTTCATCATCGCGTGCGTCATGCCGGTCATCCTGCCTTCCCCGCGCGGCCCCGGACAATGCGGGGGCGCTTTGGGGCGAGTCCGGTACATCCCGGCGGGACGGGCGGGACGACTGTTGCGGGTGGGTCCGAATTCCCTCTCCGTTGGAACTAGTGCCATGCGTCCATACGTACTATTACCGGCCGCGCGTCATCGGGACGGCATGGCACTACGAGGGGACCTTATGCATCATTTCGGGCATATCTCGCCCCTTGTCCGGTCGGAGCTCTTCCATCAGGAGCCGGCCGACTTCACCTCCGGGTCTCCGGCACCCGTCCTCGGCGCCGCTCTCGGCGCCACGCTCTACAGCCCGGCCACCCGGCCACAACTCGCCGACGACGTGCTGAAACAGGCCGCACGCGGGGTGGTCTCCATGGTGCTGTGCCTGGAGGACTCCATCGACGACGCCGATGTCGCCGACGGCGAGGTCAATCTGGTCCGCCAGTTCGCCGAGCTGGAAGCCAGGTGTGGCGGGCCCGCCGGGAACGCGGACGACATGCCCCTGCTCTTCATCCGGGTCCGCGAGCCGGATCAGATACCTGACCTGGTCCACAGGCTGGGCCCGTCGGCGCGGCTGCTGTCCGGATTCGTACTGCCGAAGTTCACCGAGGAGCGTGGCACGGCCTTCCTGGAGGCGCTCACCGGGGCGGAGGCGGCGGGCGGCCGGCGGCTGTTCGCCATGCCTGTCCTCGAATCCCCCGAGCTGCTGCACCTGGAGACCCGTGCGGACTCCCTCGCAGGAATAGCCCGCACGGTCGACAAGTACCGTGACCGGATCCTCGCCCTCCGGCTCGGTGTCACCGACTTCTGCTCGGCGTACGGGCTGCGCAGGACGCCCGACATGACCGCGTACGACGTCCAGATCGTCGCCTCGGTCATCGGCGACGTGGTGAACGTCCTGGGCCGCTCGGACGGTACGGGCTTCACGATCACCGGCCCGGTCTGGGAGTACTTCCCAGTCCAGGAACGGATGTTCAAGCCGCAGCTGCGCCGCAGCCCCTTCATGGAGGGCCGCGCCGACCAGCTCCGGACCACTCTGATCGAGCACGATCTGGACGGACTGCTGCGCGAGATCGGGCTCGACCGCGCCAACGGACTGCTCGGGAAGACCTGCATCCACCCCTCGCACGTGATGCCGGTGCACGCCCTCTCGGTCGTCAGCCACGAGGAGTTCAGCGACGCCCGTGACATCGTCCGGCCCGACCGGGACGGCGGGGGGGTGCTGCGCTCCGCGTACACGAACAAGATGAACGAGGTGAAGCCGCACCGGGCCTGGGCCGAGCGGACCCTCCTGCGGGCCGAGGTCTTCGGTGTGGCCAGGGAAGACATCGGCTTTGTCGAACTGCTCACGGCCGGGCTCTCCGGCTGATGCGAACCGGAAGGGAAGAGACGGGCGAAGTGGTCTGGTCGGGAACATGGGTCGCGGACCGGCTCGGTGTGCGGCTCGCGGGGGACGACGGCCTCCGGGACGTGCTGGGCCTCGCGCTGCGGCGCAATCCGAAACGCGCCCATCTGCTGGTGTCGAACGTGCTGGGCAAGCATGTGCCGCAGCGCCCGTCGACGGTGTACGGCCACGGCCACCGGCTCGGCCTCGCGGTACGGCGGCTGCTCGGCGACGAGGCCGCGCGGAGGGCGGTCGTCCTCGGCTACGCGGAGACCGCGACGGGCCTGGGCCACTCGGTCGCGGACGGGCTGGCCCTCGCGCCGTATCTGCACTCCACCCGCCGCGAGGTCGCCGGGGTGGCGCGGGCGGGCGGCTTCGAGGAGTCGCACTCGCACGCGACCTCGCATCTGCTGCTGCCCGAGGACCCGGAACTGCTGGCGGGCGACGGCCCGCTGGTCCTCGTGGACGACGAGTTCTCCACCGGCAACACGGTGCTCAACACCATCCGCGATCTGCACGGGCGGTATCCGCGCCGGTGGTACGTGGTCGTCGCGCTGGTCGACATGCGGTCGGCCGCCGACCGGGACCGGCTGACGGACTTCGGCCGGGAGATCGGCGCCCGGGTCGACCTGCTGACCTCGGTGCGCGGTGAGGTGGAACTGCCCGACGGCGTACTGGAGAAGGGGCGCCGTCTGGTCGAGGAGCACGAGGGGCGGCGGCGCCACACGTACGCTTCCCCCGGCGCCGGGCCCGGCGGTCCGGTCGTCCGGGCGGATCTCGGCTGGCCGGACGGGCTGCCGGACGGCGGGCGGCACGGCTTCACCCCCGACCACCGCGCCACCCTGGAGGCCGCGCTGCCGGGGATGGCGGCGCGGCTCGCGGAGGCGCTGGCGCGGGGTGTGCCGGGCTCGGAGCCTGCTGCCACGGATCGGCCGGCCACGCCTGCCACGCCCGCCCCGCGTGTCCTCGTGCTCGGATTCGAGGAGCTGATGTACACCCCGCTCCGCCTCGGCCTCGCGCTGGAGCAGGCCGGGCACGACGTACGCTCATCGACCACCACCCGCTCGCCGGTACTCGCCCTGGACGTTCCCGGCTACGCGATACGGACCGGCCTGGTCTTTCCCGCGCACGACAGCCCCGGCGACGGGCCGGGCGACCGGTACGCGTACAACGTGGCGGGCGGCGGCTTCGACGCGGTGGTCCTCGTCGTCGACTCGGCCGCCGACACCCCCGAACTGCACGCCCCCGACGGCCTCCTGGCCCAACTCGCCGCGCACGTCCCGCAGGTGCTGCTGGCGGTCGTCCCGTCGTACGTCCCCCCACAGCCGCGCGCCCCCGGACAGTCGTACGCCCCCGGACAGCCACATGTACCCGGGCAGTCGTCCGTACCCCTACAGCCCCACGTTCCCGAACAGCAGGAAGCAGCCGCCCCCATGCCCGAGCCGTTGCGCGGCCCCGCCTTCTCCTCCTACGCCGCCGAAGACGTCGGCTGGCTGCTCCAGGATCTCTCCGACGTGCAGCTGGAGGCGCCCACCGAGGAGCGCGAGGAGGCGATACAGGCGGGGGGTGCCCACTACGCCGAGTCGCTGCCTGTCGAGTACCAGCCCAGCGAGCAGTATCAGGAGCTGTTCAGGGCTGCGCTGGAGACCTCGGCGCCGCGGATCGCGCAGGCCGTCGGCACGGTCACCGAGACCGTGCTCGCCGAGCGGTCCGCACGGCCGGTCCTGGTCTCCCTCGCCCGCGCCGGTACGCCCGTCGGCGTACTGATGCGCCGCTGGGCCCGGCACCGCCACGGCCTGGACCTGCCGCACTACGCGGTGTCCATCGTGCGGGGCCGTGGCATCGACGCCAACGCACTGCGCTGGCTGGCCGCCCACCACGACCCGGCCGATGTCGTCTTCGTCGACGGCTGGACCGGCAAGGGTGCCATCACCCGTGAACTGGCGGACGCGCTGGCGGAGTTCCCCGGCTTCGACCCGGAGATCGCGGTGCTGGCGGACCCGGGCGGCTGCGTCCGTACGTACGGCACCCGCGAGGACTTCCTCATCCCCTCCGCTTGCCTCAACTCCACGGTGTCCGGATTGATTTCGCGTACGGTCCTCCGCGCCGACCTGGTCGGGCCCGGGGACTTCCACGGCGGGAAGTTCTACCGCGAGCTGGCGGACTCCGACGTCTCGGCGGACTTCATCGACGCCGTCGCCGCCCGCTTCGACGGAGTGTCCGGCGCGGTGGACACGGCGGTGAAGGAGCAGCTGGCGGCGGACCGCGCACCGACCTGGGAGGGGTGGGCGGCCGTCGAGCGGATCAGCGAGGAGTACGGCATCCACGACGTCAACCTCGTCAAGCCGGGGGTCGGCGAGACCACCCGCGTCCTGCTGCGCCGCGTCCCCTGGAAGATCCTCGCCAGGAGCGGTGCGGGCGCCGATCTCGACCACGTACGGCTCCTCGCGGAGCAGCGCGGCGTTCCGGTCGAGGAGGTCGACTCGCTGCCGTACAGCTGCGTCGGTCTGATCCACCCGCGCTTCACCCGCGGCGCGACCGGCGCCGACGGCACCGCGGCGGTGACCGCGTGAACCCGGCAGCGCCCGTACTCGTCGCCAGCGATCTTGACCGCACCCTCATCTAT
This window harbors:
- a CDS encoding TerD family protein, which encodes MAFWDSLRRDKPPHFDSGSSASNSIELTKRHPVVSLTKQGATTGNLRVNLSWRMRSSDFGGSSRKRGSLLRHPSRMFQPDVVQAHTQGVVNVDLDLGCLYELEDGTKGVVQPLGNFLGGLNEAPYVQLSGDDRFGSPSGETLYVNLDHRDEIKRLLVFVYIYDQTPAFDRTHAVVTLYPSNGPRIEIQLDERHPQARSCAVFAIEKVKSDMLVRREVKFVYGFQAELDRLYGWGLQWGRGYKTKI
- a CDS encoding DUF3052 domain-containing protein, which encodes MSATADHAEERTNQAARLGFEPGQVVQEIGYDDDVEQELREGIESVIGQELVDEDYDDVADAVVLWFRDEDGDLTDALVDAIGLVDDGGAVWLLTPKTGRDGYVEPSDINEASQTAGLAQTKSINAGKDWTGSRLVTPKVARSGKR
- a CDS encoding peroxiredoxin codes for the protein MAIEVGTEAPDFELKDNHGRTVRLSDFRGEKNVVLLFYPFAFTGVCTGELCALRDELPKFVNDDVQLLAVSNDSIHTLRVFAEQEGLEYPLLSDFWPHGEASRAYGVFDEEKGCAVRGTFIIDKEGVVRWTVVNGLPDARDLNEYAKALDTL
- a CDS encoding DUF475 domain-containing protein, with amino-acid sequence MLLKTFGWSFVITVVGLAVAVIYDGWTAVGIVAILGVLEISLSFDNAVINAGILKKMNAFWQKIFLTVGVLIAVFGMRLVFPVVIVAISAKINPVEAVKLAINEKDHYQQLVTDAHPSIAAFGGMFLMMIFLDFIFEDRDIQWLRWIERPLAKLGKVDMLSVCIALAVLLISSFTVATHAHQHGGVHADKAQTVLVSGIAGLIAYLVVGGLSGYFENRLEEDEEREQEAEEEARKSGSAVPAVMMAGKAAFFMFLYLEVLDASFSFDGVIGAFAITNDIVLMTLGLGIGAMYVRSLTVYLVRQGTLDDYVYLEHGAHYAIGALSVILLITIQYDINEVITGLVGVVLIGLSFWSSVRRNKRIAAEGGDSSGDRTEVPSGV
- a CDS encoding TerD family protein, yielding MGVTLAKGGNVSLSKAAPNLTQVLVGLGWDARSTTGADFDLDASALLCQSGRVLGDEYFIFYNQLTSPDGSVEHTGDNLTGEGEGDDESIIVDLSKVPAHCDKIVFPVSIHEADSRGQTFGQVANAFIRVVNQADGQELARYDLSEDASTETAMIFGELYRYGGEWKFRAVGQGYASGLRGIALDFGVNVS
- a CDS encoding TerD family protein; protein product: MTHAMMKGSNVPLDALAVRAVLRWTPRPDVPDIDASALLLGPGGRVRSDEDFVFYNQPRHPSGLVRRLPKKRDAEGLTDTVEADLAALDPSVEQVVLAASSDDAPFRAVRDLRILLYDAAAPAGDGTPALAVFDVQPETGEETAMICGELYRRGDRWKFRAVGQGYPTGLIGLATAYGISVDEPAEPAVDAEPAGPAVNAATAGTDGAPAGAAAEPAQPGPMGATGPTIPAPVAGFPPPPQSPPPGYGYPQAVPTQPMAQPARSASGNSEWSRGGAQRSGYPQPAAAAAPAPDPYFRLPPMGPQFLPR
- a CDS encoding TerD family protein, encoding MGVSLSKGGNVSLTKAAPNLTAVVVGLGWDARTTTGGDFDLDASALLTNEEGKVANDSNFVFFNNLKSPDGSVEHTGDNLTGEGEGDDEVIKVNLAGVPADVAKIVFPVSIYEAESRQQSFGQVRNAYIRVVNEADNSELARYDLSEDASTETAMVFGELYRNGAEWKFRAIGQGYASGLRGIAQDFGVNV
- the aceE gene encoding pyruvate dehydrogenase (acetyl-transferring), homodimeric type, with the translated sequence MVSGSDRNPIIIGGLPSQVPDFDPEETQEWLASLDAAVDERGRERARYLMLRLIERAREKRVAVPEMRSTDYVNTIATKDEPFFPGNEEIERKVLNATRWNAAVMVSRAQRPGIGVGGHIATFASSASLYDVGFNHFFRGKDDGLGGDQVFFQGHASPGIYARAFLLDRLSEQQLDGFRQEKSKAPYGLSSYPHPRLMPDFWEFPTVSMGLGPLGAIYQARMNRYMEARGIADTSKSHVWAYLGDGEMDEPESLGQLSIAAREGLDNLTFVVNCNLQRLDGPVRGNGKIIQELESQFRGAGWNVIKLVWDRSWDPLLAQDRDGTLVNKMNTTPDGQFQTYATESGAYIREHFFGTDQRLRKMVEDMSDEQILHLGRGGHDHRKVFAAYTAAKEHKGQPTVILAQTIKGWTLGPNFEGRNATHQMKKLTADDLKRFRDRLHLPIADKDLEDGNPPYYHPGRDSEEIQYMHDHRKSCGGYVPTRVVRAKPLPLPADKTYAIAKKGSGQQSIATTMAFVRVLKDLMRDKEIGKRFVLIAPDEYRTFGMDAFFPSAKIYNPLGQQYESVDRELLLAYKESPTGQMLHDGISEAGCTASLIAAGSAYATHGEPMIPVYVFYSMFGFQRTGDQFWQMGDQLARGFVLGATAGRTTLTGEGLQHADGHSQLLASTNPACVAYDPAFGFEIAYIVQDGLRRMYGETADGRPGEDVFYYLTVYNEPIQHPAEPADVDVEGILQGIHRFKPGERGQIPAQIMASGVAVPWAVEAQQILADEWDVKADVWSATSWNELRREAVEVERHNLLHPEEEQRVPYVTRKLSDSEGPFVAVSDWMRSVPDQIARWVPGPYQSLGADGFGFADTRGAARRFFHIDAQSIVVSVLTELSKQGKVDRSTLKQAIDRYQLLDVSSADPGAAGGDA